A window of Microbacterium sp. Root61 genomic DNA:
AGGAGATTCGAACTCCTGACATCCTGCTTGCAAAGCAGGCGCTCTACCAACTGAGCTAAGGCCCCGGGGCTTTGTTTCTTGTGGGGGTACCAGGACTTGAACCTGGGACCTCTTCATTATCAGTGAAGCGCTCTAACCGCCTGAGCTATACCCCCGACCGTGCCGGCGCGAACGCCGTCAACCTCCAAGACTTTACCCGACGCGCGCCCATTTCTCGAATCGAGCGTACGCCCCGGGCGTGTGGGCAGCCAGCCCTTCGTTGCCCGGCGCTCTTCGCGTTGGTTGACTGGGCGGATGACGCAAACCACGCACGACGGCGAGTCCCATGTCGAAGGGATCGGGCAACGGCTGAACTGGCTGCGCGCGGGGGTCCTGGGGGCCAATGACGGCATCGTCTCGGTCGCGTCGCTCGTCGTCGGTGTCGCGGGCGCCTCGAGTGACAACGCCGCGCTGCTGACCGCCGGAGTCGCGGGTCTCGTGGGCGGTGCGATCTCCATGGCGCTCGGCGAATACGTGTCGGTGAGCAGCCAGCGCGACAGCGAGAAGGCCCTCATCGACAAGGAGGCCCGCGAGTTGCGCGAGATGCCCGACGAGGAGTTGGAGGAGCTGACCCAGCTCTACCGCGACCGCGGACTCAGCGACGACACGGCCCGGCAAGTGGCCGTCGAACTCACGGCGCACGATGCCCTGACCGCGCACCTCGAGGTCGAACTGCACATCGACCGCAACGACCTGGTGAGTCCGTGGCAGGCGGCCGTGTCATCCGCGGTGTCGTTCACCCTCGGTGCCCTGCTCCCGCTGCTGGCGATCCTGCTGCCTCCGCCGGAGTGGCGGGTTCCGGTCACCTTCGTCGCGGTCCTGCTGGCGCTCGCGCTGACCGGCACGGTCTCGGCGCACCTCGGTGGAAGCGGGAAGGGCCGGGCCACCCTGCGACTGGTGGTCGGCGGCGCGCTCGCGCTGATAGTCACGTGGGGGATCGGGTCACTGCTGGGCACGACCGGCGTCGTCTGAGCCGGAGAACGACGAAGGGGCGGGCGCATGGCGCCCGCCCCTTCGTCGTAGGTCTCAGTTCGAGGTGAAGCCGACCAGCAGTCCGCCGGTGACCTTGACCGCGAGGTTGTAGATGCCGGCGACCACGGCGCCGAGCACGGTGACCACGATCAGGTTGAGGATCGCGACGATCGCGGCGAACGCCATGACCTGTGGCAGGCCGATGAACGTCGTGATCGAGATGTCGCCCGAAAAGCTCTGGAAGAACTCGTCGACCTTGTCGATCAGTCCGGTGGTCTGGACGACCATGAAGACCAGGAAGAACGTCACCACGGTGACGACCGCGAGGGCCACCGCCGCGAGGAAGGAGAGCTTCACGGCGGACCAGAAGTCCACGTAGACCAAGCGGAGGCGGACCTGCTTGGCGCTCGTCTTATGGGTGGACTTCTTTGCGAGCTTGTCGGCTACTGTGCTCATGCGTCAGTACTCTCTTCGGGGGTATCGGAGGAGGCGACTGCGGCGCTCGACTCTTCGTCGGCGGCGGCCTCCGCGGCCTCGGTGAGTCCCCGCTCTCCATTCCGCGCGATCGCGATGATCTTGTCATCATCGCCCGCACGGGCGAACACGACACCCATGGTGTCTCGTCCCTTAGCAGGTACCTCGGCCACGGCAGAGCGTACCACCTTGCCGCTGGCAAGAACCACCAAGACCTCGTCGTCCTCGGAGACGATCAAACCGCCCGCGAGGTCGCCCCGATCGTCGGTCAGACGGGCCACCTTGATGCCCAATCCGCCACGGCTCTGCACGCGATACTGACCGACCTCGGTGCGCTTGGCGTAGCCGCCCTCGGTGACGACGAAGACGAATCCGTCCTCCTGCACGACGGATGCCGAGAGCAGGCTGTCGCTCGCACGGAAGGACATTCCCTTGACGCCTTCCGTCGAGCGTCCCATGGGGCGCAGCGAGTCATCCGTCGCTGTGAAGCGCAGCGACATCCCGTGCCGGCTGATCAGCAGGATGTCGTCACCCTCGTCGACCAGGAGCGCGCTGGTGACCTCGTCACCCTCGCGCAGACGGATCGCGATCACGCCGCCCTGACGGTTGGTGTCGTACTCGGTCAGGCGCGTCTTCTTGACCAGACCGCCGCGGGTCGCCAGCACCAGGTACTGAGCGACCGAGTAGTCGCGGATGTCGAGGATCTGCGCGATCTCCTCGTCCGGCTGCAGCGCGAGAAGGTTCGCGACGTGCTGACCCTTCGCATCGCGACCGGCCTCGGGAACCTCGTACGTCTTGGTGCGGTACACACGACCCTTGTTCGTGAAGAACAACAGCCAGTGGTGGGTCGTCGTGACGAAGAAGTGCTCGACCACGTCGTCGGCGCGCAGCTGCGCACCCTTGACGCCCTTGCCGCCGCGGTGCTGCTGACGGTAATTGTCGCTGCGCGTGCGCTTGATGTAGCCGTCACGCGTGACCGTGAGCACCATCTCCTCTTCGGGGATGAGGTCCTCGTTGGTCATGCCGCCCTCATATCCGTAGAGGATCTCGGTGCGGCGGTCGTCACCGAAGCGGTCGACGATCGTGGTCAGCTCTTCCTGGATGATGGTGCGCTGACGCATCGGGTCGGCGAGGATCGCGAGGAAGTCCGCGATCTGCATCTCGAGCTCCATGGCGTCATCGAGGATCTTCTGGCGCTCGAGCGCGGCCAGGCGGCGCAGCTGCATCTGCAGGATGGCTTCGGCCTGCGCGTCGTCGATCTCCAGCAGGTCCTTCAGTCCACCGCGCGCGTCATCGACGGTCGGCGAGCGACGGATCAAGGCGATGACCTCGTCCAGTGCGTCGAGCGCCTTCAGCAGTCCGCGCAGGATGTGGATGCGCTCCTCGGCCTTGCGCAGACGGAACTGCGTGCGGCGGACGATCACGTTGATCTGGTGGTCGACCCAGTGCGAGATGAAGCCGTCGAGCGGCAGCGTGCGCGGCACACCGTCGACGATCGCGAGCATGTTCGCGCCGAAGTTCTCCTGCAGCTGGGTGTGCTTGTACAGGTTGTTCAGCACGACCTTGGCGACGGCATCCCGCTTCAGCACGATGACGAGACGCTGACCGGTGCGGCCCGAGGACTCGTCGCGGATGTCGGCGATGCCCGTGATCTTGCCCTCGCGGGCGAGGTCGCTGATCTTGACCGCGACGTTGTCGGGATTGACCTGGTACGGCAGCTCGGTGATGACCAGGCAGGTGCGGCCCTGGACCTCTTCGACGTTGACGACGGCCCGCATCGTGATCGAGCCGCGACCCGTGCGGTACGCATCCTTGATGCCGCGGGTGCCGAGGATCTGCGCAGCGGTGGGGAAGTCGGGGCCGGGGATGCGCTCCATGAGCGCTTCGAGCAGTTCTTCGCGCGAGGCATCCGGGTTCTGCAACGACCACAGTGCGCCGGCGGAGACCTCGCGCAGGTTGTGCGGCGGGATGTTCGTGGCCATACCGACCGCGATGCCGACCGAGCCGTTGACCAGCAGGTTCGGGAAGCGCGCCGGGAGCACGACGGGCTCCTGCGTCTGGCCGTCGTAGTTGTCCTGGAAGTCGACGGTGTCTTCTTCGATGTCGCGCACCATCTCGAGCGCGAGCGGGGCCATCTTGGTCTCGGTGTACCGGGGCGCGGCCGCACCCTGGTTGCCGGGAGAGCCGAAGTTTCCCTGACCGAGCGCGAGCGGGTAACGCAGCGACCACGGCTGGACGAGACGGACGAGCGCGTCGTAGATCGGCGCGTCACCGTGCGGGTGGTACTGCCCCATCACCTCGCCGACCACGCGGGCGCACTTGGAGAACGACTTGTCGGGACGGAAGCCACCGTCGTACATGCCGTAGATCACGCGGCGGTGCACGGGCTTGAGTCCGTCTTCCACGCGCGGCAGCGCACGACCGACGATGACGCTCATCGCGTAGTCGAGGTAGCTGCGCTGCATCTCGGACTGCAGGTCGACCTGGTCGATGTGCCCGTGGTTGTGCGCGGGGGTGGCGTCGGGACGCTGTTCGTCGTCAGTCATGTTCTCTCAGTTCCTGCGTAAGTCTCGAACGGCTCAGATGTCGAGGAAGCGGACGTCTTTCGCGTTGCGCTGGATGAACGTGCGACGCGATTCGACGTCCTCGCCCATCAGCGTCGAGAAGATCTCGTCCGCGGCGGCCGCGTCGTCGATGGTCACCTGCAAGAGGGTGCGGGTCTCCGGGTCCATGGTGGTCTCCCAGAGCTCCTTGTCGTTCATCTCGCCGAGACCCTTGTATCGCTGGATGCCGTTGTCTTTCGGGATGCGCTTCCCACCGGCGACGCCCTCCGCGAGCAGGGCATCGCGCTCGCGGTCGCTGTACACGTACTCGTGCGCCGAGTTCGCCCACTTCAGGCGGTACAGCGGCGGCTGCGCCAGGTAGACGAATCCGGCTTCGATGAGTCCGCGCATGTAGCGGAACAGCAGAGTCAGCAGCAGCGTCGTGATGTGCTGGCCGTCGACGTCGGCATCGGCCATCAGCACGATCTTGTGGTACCGCGCCTTGGTGATGTCGAAGTCTTCACCGATGCCCGTGCCGAAGGCCTGGATCATCGCCTGGACTTCCTTGTTGCCGAGGGCACGGTCCAGGCGGGCACGCTCGACGTTGAGGATCTTTCCACGCAAAGCCAGGATCGCCTGCGTGTGCGGGTCGCGACCCTGCACCGCCGAACCGCCGGCCGAGTCACCCTCCACGAGGAAGATCTCGCTGATCGTGGGGTCCTTGCTCGTGCAGTCCTTGAGCTTGTCCGGCATCGCAGCGCTCTCGAACACGCTCTTGCGGCGGGCTGTCTCGCGCGCCTTACGCGCGGCGAGCCGAGCGGTGGCCGCATCGATCGCCTTGCGGATGATGTTCTTGGCCTGCACCGGGTTGCGGTCGAACCAGTCGCCGAGCCGATCGCCCACGACCTTCTGCACGAACGCCTTGGCCTCGGTGTTGCCGAGCTTCGTCTTGGTCTGGCCCTCGAACTGCGGCTCGGACAGCTTCACGGAGATGACCGCCGTCAGTCCCTCGCGCACATCGTCGCCGGAGAGGTTCTCGTCCTTCTCCTTGAGAAGGCTGT
This region includes:
- the gyrA gene encoding DNA gyrase subunit A is translated as MTDDEQRPDATPAHNHGHIDQVDLQSEMQRSYLDYAMSVIVGRALPRVEDGLKPVHRRVIYGMYDGGFRPDKSFSKCARVVGEVMGQYHPHGDAPIYDALVRLVQPWSLRYPLALGQGNFGSPGNQGAAAPRYTETKMAPLALEMVRDIEEDTVDFQDNYDGQTQEPVVLPARFPNLLVNGSVGIAVGMATNIPPHNLREVSAGALWSLQNPDASREELLEALMERIPGPDFPTAAQILGTRGIKDAYRTGRGSITMRAVVNVEEVQGRTCLVITELPYQVNPDNVAVKISDLAREGKITGIADIRDESSGRTGQRLVIVLKRDAVAKVVLNNLYKHTQLQENFGANMLAIVDGVPRTLPLDGFISHWVDHQINVIVRRTQFRLRKAEERIHILRGLLKALDALDEVIALIRRSPTVDDARGGLKDLLEIDDAQAEAILQMQLRRLAALERQKILDDAMELEMQIADFLAILADPMRQRTIIQEELTTIVDRFGDDRRTEILYGYEGGMTNEDLIPEEEMVLTVTRDGYIKRTRSDNYRQQHRGGKGVKGAQLRADDVVEHFFVTTTHHWLLFFTNKGRVYRTKTYEVPEAGRDAKGQHVANLLALQPDEEIAQILDIRDYSVAQYLVLATRGGLVKKTRLTEYDTNRQGGVIAIRLREGDEVTSALLVDEGDDILLISRHGMSLRFTATDDSLRPMGRSTEGVKGMSFRASDSLLSASVVQEDGFVFVVTEGGYAKRTEVGQYRVQSRGGLGIKVARLTDDRGDLAGGLIVSEDDEVLVVLASGKVVRSAVAEVPAKGRDTMGVVFARAGDDDKIIAIARNGERGLTEAAEAAADEESSAAVASSDTPEESTDA
- a CDS encoding VIT1/CCC1 transporter family protein, whose translation is MTQTTHDGESHVEGIGQRLNWLRAGVLGANDGIVSVASLVVGVAGASSDNAALLTAGVAGLVGGAISMALGEYVSVSSQRDSEKALIDKEARELREMPDEELEELTQLYRDRGLSDDTARQVAVELTAHDALTAHLEVELHIDRNDLVSPWQAAVSSAVSFTLGALLPLLAILLPPPEWRVPVTFVAVLLALALTGTVSAHLGGSGKGRATLRLVVGGALALIVTWGIGSLLGTTGVV
- a CDS encoding DUF3566 domain-containing protein codes for the protein MSTVADKLAKKSTHKTSAKQVRLRLVYVDFWSAVKLSFLAAVALAVVTVVTFFLVFMVVQTTGLIDKVDEFFQSFSGDISITTFIGLPQVMAFAAIVAILNLIVVTVLGAVVAGIYNLAVKVTGGLLVGFTSN
- the gyrB gene encoding DNA topoisomerase (ATP-hydrolyzing) subunit B, with translation MTSLTPESVPEEPESQPTENTPNAYGADEIQVLEGLEAVRKRPGMYIGSTGPRGLHHLVQEIVDNSVDEALAGANDAIIVTILADGGIRVVDFGRGIPVDPHSSDPTKSTVEVVLTILHAGGKFGGGGYAVSGGLHGVGSSVVNALSTRFEVEIKRQGHVWRHSFANGGQPQQQLEKGEETDETGTTITFWPDPTIFTETIDFDYDTLRTRFQQMAFLNKGLRIELHDERVGATIEEEVDGTVITKQREDVFLYERGLVDYVEYLNKVRKAEHVNEDIIDFESEDTERKIALEVAMQWTTSYTENVFTYANTINTHEGGTHEEGFRAALTTLVNKYARANSLLKEKDENLSGDDVREGLTAVISVKLSEPQFEGQTKTKLGNTEAKAFVQKVVGDRLGDWFDRNPVQAKNIIRKAIDAATARLAARKARETARRKSVFESAAMPDKLKDCTSKDPTISEIFLVEGDSAGGSAVQGRDPHTQAILALRGKILNVERARLDRALGNKEVQAMIQAFGTGIGEDFDITKARYHKIVLMADADVDGQHITTLLLTLLFRYMRGLIEAGFVYLAQPPLYRLKWANSAHEYVYSDRERDALLAEGVAGGKRIPKDNGIQRYKGLGEMNDKELWETTMDPETRTLLQVTIDDAAAADEIFSTLMGEDVESRRTFIQRNAKDVRFLDI